The sequence TTCCAGGTCGTGGACCCGACCTCGCCGGGATCGCCGCTGCTCTGCCGGTTGACCTAGCGCGCCGGAGGCGCATACGGTCGGACGAACCCGACCGCAAGGAGCGCGTCCATGGCGATCGTCGAGCACGAACCCGTCACCCCGACCACGACCGAGGAGCCGGAGACCCACCACGGCACGCTGATCCCGCGCGGCCAGGACGCGGTGCCACGCTCACCGCTCTTCGAGGGTCGCTTCGGACGGATGTTCCGCTCGCTGCCCGCCCCGCGTCACGACCGCGAGGCGCTGATCGCGCTCGGCAAGGCGATGGCCGACCGCGAGGCGCCGAGCGGTGACAACCCGAAGATCCCGTCGGCGTACACGTACTTCGGGCAGTTCGTCGACCACGACATCACGTTCGACCCGCTCTCGGAGCTGAGCAAGTTCAACGACCCGGACGCGCTGACGAACTTCCGCTCGCCGCGCTTCGACCTGGACTCGCTGTACGGCTCCGGGCCGAGCGGCAGCCCGTTCCTGTACGAGAGCAAGAAGGCGGACCGGCGCGGCGTGCGGCTGCTCGAGGGCCGCAACACGGACCCCGAGCTCGAGCGCCGCGACCTGATGCGCAACGCCCAGGGCCGCGCGATCATCCCGGACCCGCGCAACGACGAGAACATCATCGTCTCGCAGCTGCACCACGCGTTCATCCGCTTCCACAACAACGTGGTCGAGCACGTCGCCAAGGCGCAGCCCACGCTCGCCGGTCCGGCGCTGTTCGCCGAGGCGCGGCGCGTCGTCACCTGGCACTACCAGTGGGTCGTCGTCCACGACTTCCTCCCGCGGATCATCGGAGACGACCTCGCGAACGAGCTGCTGCCGGACTCCGGCGAGCCGAACCTGCGCTTCTTCGACCCGCGCGAGGGGCCGTTCATCCCGGTCGAGTTCTCGGGCGCCGCGTACCGCTACGGGCACAGCCAGGTGCGGCCGAGCTACGACCTCAACGACATCGTGGTCGGCGTGCCGCTGTTCTCGGCCGCCAAGACGGCCGACCGGGACATCCTCGCGCACCTGAACGGCTTCCGGCCGCTGCCGGCGCTGTGGACGATCGACTGGCGCCACTTCGTCGAGATCGACGGCTCCCAGCCGCAGCTCACGCGTGAGATCGACACCCAGCTCGCGAAGCCGCTGCTCAAGCTGCCGACCGGGATCGACGCCGCGCACACGGGGCTGCCGGTGCTCAACCTGCGCCGCGGCAAGGCGCTCCAGCTGCCGTCCGGGCAGGCGGTCGCGCAAGCGATCGGCGCCCCGCCGGTGAGCAACCTCGGGCTGGACCGCTTCAACCTGTCGGCGGAGCATCGCGCGGCGCTGGAGGCCGAGACCCCGCTCTGGTACTACGTGCTGCGCGAGGCCGAGAACGCGCCGCGCAACGGCCAGCGGCTCGGGCCGGTCGGCGGGCGGATCGTCGGCGAGGTGCTCGTCGGCCTGCTCGCCCACGACCCGCAGAGCTTCCTGCGCCAGCAGCCGACGTGGAAGCCGACCGGGCTCAAGGCGGTCAAGGCCGGGCACTTCACGCTCGGCGACCTGTTGCGGTTCGCCACCATCGGCCAGTGATTTCGGTCAGCACGACGACAGACCGCTAAGCGGTCCGAAGGTCTCCGGGCGCGGTTTCGCCGCGCCCGTTGACAGCACGAA comes from Solirubrobacter pauli and encodes:
- a CDS encoding peroxidase family protein; this translates as MAIVEHEPVTPTTTEEPETHHGTLIPRGQDAVPRSPLFEGRFGRMFRSLPAPRHDREALIALGKAMADREAPSGDNPKIPSAYTYFGQFVDHDITFDPLSELSKFNDPDALTNFRSPRFDLDSLYGSGPSGSPFLYESKKADRRGVRLLEGRNTDPELERRDLMRNAQGRAIIPDPRNDENIIVSQLHHAFIRFHNNVVEHVAKAQPTLAGPALFAEARRVVTWHYQWVVVHDFLPRIIGDDLANELLPDSGEPNLRFFDPREGPFIPVEFSGAAYRYGHSQVRPSYDLNDIVVGVPLFSAAKTADRDILAHLNGFRPLPALWTIDWRHFVEIDGSQPQLTREIDTQLAKPLLKLPTGIDAAHTGLPVLNLRRGKALQLPSGQAVAQAIGAPPVSNLGLDRFNLSAEHRAALEAETPLWYYVLREAENAPRNGQRLGPVGGRIVGEVLVGLLAHDPQSFLRQQPTWKPTGLKAVKAGHFTLGDLLRFATIGQ